GTTGTACACAGTATACCGAAGGCATTCACAGTTTTCTGGCATCTGCTGAAGCTTCTAAACCAACTAAGTCTTCAGAGTAAACCAGGATGTGCAGGACGGTCTCAGCCAGCAGCAATTCCTCACTCAGATTTTTTAATCGCTGCAGCTTCCTTCAAAAATAAAAGGCATAATACTTGATACTGTGGTGAGCCATTCTATAACATCTCAAAATTTTACATGCAAGAAATCACCTCCCCTGCATATCTGGAATCAGAAATATAAGGGAGCCATCATTAACCAAGGGAATAAGCAATATAAGCTGCGCTGCCTACAATTTAAGCACAAGGGAATGAGAATTCCAAGATTAAATATTACACCCAGAAAACAATAAACTTAACCTTGAGCCCTCGCTCAACAATGTCACAATGACTGCCCATAAGACACATTTTGTATCCATGTTTTTTAGGATTTTGGTTGTCTactagttttttaaaaaaaaaattatattattggaacttgcatgtttttgagagaaaaatgGATCGTCATCATAAAAAGTGGTTTTCACTTGTGTTCCTCAACTCTTTTTTCCCAGATATAGAACTTTTAATATCGCAAAACCACCCAAAAAAATGGGATATCAAACAAGCCCACATTGTGTCTTAAACCAAAACCAGCTGTTTTTTTACCTATTTGATTTTATGCCTTTTGGTAAAAAAATATGCTTTAGGGAAAACCTTTTCCACAATGTGGCTGTTTGCACACCATAGAACCTAAAGTGTACGTTTTCTGATTTGAGTCCCACAACAGCAGCATTCCAAATCACCAAAAATAGTTTGTCTTCTCATTTTAACTGTTACACAGTAATACAGTAAAGAGGAGAGGACTTCTACGAGGTTTGGCAGCGCAGTTTGATCTTAATGGGTTTGTCGGCCAAATGCTTAACAAGGTTACCATGTTAGGTACATTATCATCAAGTTTTCAGAAGCTAAAGGTTACCTTGCTCTGTGTGGTATGACTCATTTTCCTTCTCCTCTGGAACATATTTTTCAAGAAACTGCTGAATAGTCCTCCAATAATGATCACCACCAGCCAGCCAGGTGTCCATGTGCATGCCAGTAGGAAATTCCACAAAGATGCATTCCTTATTATGAGCAGCTGCCTTAGCATACAACATTTCCATATGGGAAGGGGGTACCATTTCATCTTGCAATCCAGAGAGGAAAAGGATTGGCTGCTTAACCTGCAGTTGAAAAGGACAATTTCATGAGTTATGCACAGAAAGAACAATAAGAGGAGAAGAGGAAGGGGGGCCGGGGATTGTTGGAGAGAGGAAGCATCacctaattttattttcatttccaGATATCATACAATGCAAGTTGGGAAATAGCTATTACAGCATCAGAAACCTGACTTGCATTAACATTTTCTTGTGTTAAGTTTTAATTCAACCAGAGAGATATAGAGGATAACTATGGCCTTTTTGGGTTCAAATGGCCTACTTCCTAGGACGCGAACTTACTAGAAATTAACTAACCGGGTCAGGGGAAGTAATAGAGGAGGTGAAAGCTTTGACATCCCAAGAAGTCAAGAAAAATGGCCTACTAAAGAGGTAAAATAGCATTTCCCGGGAACTTAAAGTTCCTGAATTGTGTTATCTCAAACCAAATAaggcttatatatatatatatatatgcatggtGCGGGTAACTGCAAATGCATGGTATAGCTTTGAATCACTAAGATGCGCTATTGCAACAAATTTAAGAGGGTCGAGAATGGACGATGAGAGCTTCCAACATCCAGCCTCACCTGGTTTATGACATCAATAGTGCTCCATGGAGAACGTATGaggaaattaagaattttaggACCTTTTGAATAAGTACTTCCAATAAACCACTTTAAGAAAGGCAGTAGTATTCCAGCCATGTCCAGAATAGAAGTAAAAGTATTTTCCAGAATCAGACCAGCAACCTGCCACGAATAGACAAGTTAAAAGATGAATGCAAAAAACTCTCATAGCTGTCAGATAACTTGATGAGCTATAAAATAGAAACAAATAAAATCCTATAAACCAATAATGAAGGCAACTGGAATGAGAATAAGATtgcaataaaatgcaagaactTAAATCAATTGGAAAGTTCAAGCATAGAACTTATCAAAATAAGAAGCTTTCAGAGAGGGATAGCAAAAGAGATCAAGGCGCCCGACAGAAACATGATACCAAGTGAATGCACAAATAGTATATTTACAATGCTTCCCTTCTTTTTTATAGAGCAAATCAATAAGAGGAAACTGTAAAATACCATAAAAGATCAGGTTTAGCATATGCCCAGCTAGAAATAAATGCAAAATGACAAGCAAACACCACAAATGAATGAAAGGAAGCTCAAAAGGAACTATAAGTCACGAACATTACACACATTTGCTTGTAGAAAGAGCCATAAAATTGATATATCCAAAACAatgaaattaagaaaatatgagATAATATAGGCACTATTGCAAAATTACAATGGTTACCAAGAATTCCCCAAACAGTCTGGTACTAGAAACCTTAAGTTCTGTTTCTCAATTTACTTGCTAATTGGCCCTTAAATTATGCATGAAATTCAAGACAGCCCTCAGGCCCTTTAACTTCTATTTTTGCTCATTTTAGCCCTACTTTAATGGACTCCATTAATTTTCCATTAGCTAGACCATGTGGAGCCCGCAAAAAATATTctccaaggaaaaaaaaaactcaagccCATATTGGTTTTTCCTTTAAAGAAAATCTGCCCAGAATATATCTGCAAAAATATGTTCTTCAGAAATCTGGGCAGTAGATTTTCTTTGGATGAATAACAAATATGGGATTTTTTTTCCtaagataatattttaatatttttgtggGTTCCACATACTCTAGTTAACGGAAATGTGTGGGGCTAAATTGAGCTAAAATAGAAGCAGAAGGACCAAATTGAATTTCCAGTTTTAGTGCAGAGTTCAAGGGGTTAATTTGATACTTTGGCCAATTCGCAAtcttagtaaaaaaataaaactaaaacgaAACATTACCACAATGTATCCAATAATTTACTATCCTCTGATAACCCTCAACTAAGAAAGAAAATGCTTACTGTCTTTCAATGCCCATTAAACAGCTAAATAGACTGTTACTAGATTCGATGGTCTGTAGAGTCAATTTCTCAAGTTCAAAGGTCACCTCACTCACAAACCATAGAAACACTCCACTTCCTTTTCTCTCATGCCCTTACAGTGTATCAAACACAAGGCAACTGAAAAAGGAATGTTGTAGGAAAATCCATAACTCCCTCAGAAAAAATGGTAGTGATTTGGAAGACTCACTAATAGAGATAGAAGGGTTTGTTTGACAAGCAGGACAACTTGTTCAAGTATTATGGGAGAAGTACATATGAGATGGACAGAATCTTGGAGGGGAAAAAGAAGTGGTATACTTATTTTGCAACAAAGGAATGTAAACTAAGGGCAACATAAGTACAATAGTACCTTATCAGAGTTGTTTTTGACCAACAAAGCCCCAACTGCACCTCCAAGTGACCTCCCAAATACAACTATTCTAGATGTGTCAATGTCAGTCCTTTGAGAAAGATGATCCAGTGCAGCCTACCAGAGAAAGAAGGCATACCACAGGCCAATTCAGATAGCTAGAATCCAAACAGCAGTTATTGAAGTCAGAGAAAGATATAAAAGAAACTCAGACCTGAGCATCCTTTGTGATTCCATGTTGCGAAGGGTATCCGTCACTTGCTCCATAACTGTTTAGAACACAAAAGGAATGGAGTATTTGTTTTCACTCATGCATGGATGCGTATCcagaatatataaaaaatgagaACTTTGACGCACAATTAGCAAATGCATACCCTCggtatgaaagcatgaaaacattGCACTGCAACCTCTGTATCATGATGCGAACCATTTCAAGACGGTGAGCAATATCTGCAGGATGCTAGTTAAGGCTGATAGGAGAGAGTTTGgagacatatatatataatagaaacAACCAATTGGCTATTGAAGGACTACATAACAAACATAGCAAACTGGTGATTAACCCATATAATAAAAACGATGATAAGGATGCTTCCTGCATTCTCCTGGAAAAACAAGATGGTTGGACCTGCAATAGCAACGGAATTACTAGCCTAGCTTTGAGAAAAAggaattaaaagaaataacaaaTTGAAGGATGAGATtcataaaatcaaatttttagaAGAAAAACTAACTAAAAGTGCACCTTTCTGCATCAATTTATGGGGGAAAAGAACTTGTGCAATGTTTAGTACACCATATTGTAATGTAACACTACCAACTTTTCCATtgaaatttaatagaaaatttgATTGCATAAACGAAGCATTAAATCATATGCATAAATCAGATTAGTTTacttcctccaaagactttgcATCAGAAACATGTGCTCATGTGTGAGCAAACATCTATCATAAAGAGTTGTGAAATGCCAACATGATGATCACAAACATTCAGCGCACAAATTAACCAGGGATCACATTACATCACATCTAATTCTCGTTTTTCTCATCTTCGAACGAACTTCTAGCGAAAAAGAAGCCTTAAAGAGCTGCATTTTCCATTTGCATTTGGATTAATCGTGCGAATGACCAAATTAAGCTAAGACAGCATTTGATTGCAGGAAAACCCAAATTAAACAAGTgatcaaattttttttctaaattcttTCTTTCGCTAATTGATTCCAGTAGATTTAAGCTCCATGTGTTCCAAGCCAAACAGTAAAGTTACCatcacaaatttttttttttaaaaaaaaaaaaagaaattctaatTCCATTTCCACTTCTCCCAAACAGAGCTTTCACCTTCAGTACTAAGAATTAGTCTGAAACAAACCCTAGCTCAGTAAAAACAGAACCAATCACAGCGAATTGGATGAAGATATTCACAATTAAATAAAGAAATGCAAACCTCGGCATTCAGGAAAGAGCTTAATGAACCAAGCGTGGAGGCGAACGCCGTCAGAGGATCTGAGCCAAACGTCCTCATAAATGAGCCGGAGACGGGCAGGAGTTATAGAATATGACTTAGTGAGACCAGGCAAGACAGGGACGTAAACTAACTTCTCTTGGAAAGCCACGAGCAGCGCCATCCCCGCCACCACTATGCCGCCCACTCCGTACAGCAAGGCATTGACGTACGACACCATATTGTGGGAAGGATTGTCGTTTAGATCCTCTTTGTTTGTGTTCttgtgatttgatttgatttgatgctTTAGCAAATATACA
The genomic region above belongs to Manihot esculenta cultivar AM560-2 chromosome 3, M.esculenta_v8, whole genome shotgun sequence and contains:
- the LOC110610259 gene encoding alpha/beta hydrolase domain-containing protein WAV2; the protein is MVSYVNALLYGVGGIVVAGMALLVAFQEKLVYVPVLPGLTKSYSITPARLRLIYEDVWLRSSDGVRLHAWFIKLFPECRGPTILFFQENAGNIAHRLEMVRIMIQRLQCNVFMLSYRGYGASDGYPSQHGITKDAQAALDHLSQRTDIDTSRIVVFGRSLGGAVGALLVKNNSDKVAGLILENTFTSILDMAGILLPFLKWFIGSTYSKGPKILNFLIRSPWSTIDVINQVKQPILFLSGLQDEMVPPSHMEMLYAKAAAHNKECIFVEFPTGMHMDTWLAGGDHYWRTIQQFLEKYVPEEKENESYHTEQDMQGR